Proteins encoded within one genomic window of Cytobacillus sp. IB215665:
- a CDS encoding fructose-bisphosphate aldolase has translation MLLFLSVLILLIAACNHLQVPTIEIEALVSKLSEEEYDYVGTHGLDNPTKDDFRKFTFDFAVEHSTKTTRKFEFPERSIWKETTNKIDNLQDRYWFGKGYSRNNDSEHFANYVCEFVFLLKRVE, from the coding sequence GTGTTATTATTCTTATCAGTTTTAATATTGTTAATAGCTGCTTGTAATCATTTACAGGTCCCAACAATAGAGATTGAGGCACTTGTATCAAAATTAAGTGAAGAAGAATATGATTATGTAGGAACACATGGTTTAGACAATCCTACAAAAGATGATTTTCGTAAATTCACATTTGACTTTGCAGTCGAACACTCTACAAAAACTACACGAAAATTTGAATTCCCCGAGCGTTCGATATGGAAGGAAACCACAAACAAAATAGATAACCTTCAAGATAGATATTGGTTTGGTAAAGGATATAGTCGAAATAACGATAGTGAGCACTTTGCAAATTATGTGTGTGAATTTGTTTTTTTACTCAAAAGGGTTGAATGA